The Theropithecus gelada isolate Dixy chromosome X, Tgel_1.0, whole genome shotgun sequence genome includes a window with the following:
- the TMEM35A gene encoding transmembrane protein 35A isoform X2, producing MDKLKQNKFNDISKARKKRAYKSYVRALPLLKKMGINSILLRKSIGALEVACGIVMTLVPGRPKDVANFFLLLLVLAVLFFHQLVGDPLKRYAHALVFGILLTCRLLIARKPEDRSSEKKPLPGNAEEQPSLYEKAPQGKVKVS from the exons ATGGATAAACTGAAGCAGAACAAGTTTAATGACATATCCAAGGCAAGGAAG AAACGTGCTTACAAGAGCTATGTTCGAGCCCTCCCTCTGCTGAAGAAAATGGGGATCAATTCCATTCTCCTCCGAAAAAGCATTGGTGCCCTTGAGGTGGCCTGTGGCATCGTCATGACCCTTGTGCCCGGGCGTCCCAAAGATGTAGCCAACTTCTTCCTACTCTTGCTGGTGTTGGCTGTGCTCTTCTTCCACCAGCTGGTCGGTGATCCTCTCAAACGCTACGCCCATGCTCTGGTGTTTGGAATCCTGCTCACCTGCCGCCTGCTGATTGCCCGCAAGCCTGAAGACCGGTCTTCTGAGAAGAAGCCTTTGCCAGGGAATGCTGAGGAGCAACCCTCCTTATATGAGAAGGCCCCTCAGGGCAAAGTGAAGGTGTCATAG